DNA from Vulpes vulpes isolate BD-2025 chromosome 9, VulVul3, whole genome shotgun sequence:
GGATGTTTCTTTCTGTGGAGCATGCGGCCCCCGACACCAACCAGAAATGAGGGGCTAGGCCTCTGCTTCGCTGCCCTACACTTGCTGCTACTCCAAGCACCCCCACCCTTGCAGGGAAGGTTTTTACTAGTTTATTGAACACACAGACAACAAGACTCCTGCTCTGATTTGGGACGCAAGAACACACTACAGGTTTTATGCTAAGGTGTGCAGTGCCCACATTAAGTTGATTTATACAGAGCTTTTCGAGAAACAGTTTTTGACTACACACTATTTAGGTACAGGAGGGAAATCCACTATAGAGGAATCGTCTTACAGGGGTGAAGAATCCTTTGTTGTCAAGAAAAATCTGCTTTAAGGGCAGTTACAAGGTGACTGTTTCTAGGGAGCTAAAGCTCACGAAGGACAGGAGCCAGGCTGCTTTTAAAAGCAATCAATCAAAACTCTGGCTGGTTAGCTGGTCCCCTCGAGGAGCTTGAGGTGCACTAAAGAGATCAACTATAAAAGTAGCAATTCCATATATGTGTTGGGTTATTTTATATCCTCACTCCTCCCACGGCTGTAGTAATGGAGAGGGGATGAGACCGAGTAAGTACAACTCCCTCCAACCCAAGCATCGCGCCACCTCAGGTTGCAGTAAAGGAAGCTCTGCACGCTCTAGCTTGGGGAATGCTCGGCCGGCAGAGCCAAGGTGCAGGAGAACCCGTCTACTCCTTAGGGTTCTGACGACTCCACTCCAGAGAGGTGCATGAAGAGGTCCCCGAGCTCTGTCATGTCGACATCTTCAGTGCTGGGCACATGCTGGCTTTCTCGATTCTCGATGAAATCCCAGAGCCGCACTGAATTAAAGAACTGCGGAAACAGCCAGCAAACATGCCTGATGTTACTAATGGCGACATGAAGGCCGGacagtttatttttcattggctTGCCCCATTCCTGCTGCCCAGGCAATCAGAAGGGGCTAGGGGCAGCACCTGGACATGCCACCAGGTAAGTGTCCTTGACCGAGATGTCAGAGTCCTTACCCTCACGGTGCCCTCAGAACTGAGCTGCTTCCGGGGCTTCTCAGGCTCTGCCAGCCGCCCGTCAGGGTAAGCGTGGCGGTAAAGGCATTTGCTTCCAAATGGGCAGGTCCCCTTGCCTTGCTCAAAGTATTTACaagctttttttctgaaaaacagaaaggaaacgTCAAAAGGATATTGGGAGAACCTGGGGCCCCGGAGAACCAAGGCCGCCTTCCATCCCTGCCTGCGATGCTGGAGCTAGATGAGCCTTTAAataaggcggggggggggggggggggggggggcggggaggagttGAGGCTCAGTGAAGTTGGGACGCTGATTCCCAATCTGCCACTGTGATAGGCAGCCGCGCACAGAACATAACCTGCACAGGGACCCCAGTATTTTGAGCTCTCAGTGCTCCTCCACAAAGGCCTTCAGGGGAGTACAGGCCTGACGGCTCCTCTGGGCCAGCTGTCTGGGCTCTATGCTCCTAAAGCCTCAGCTAGAAGTCGCAGCAGGAGCCCCACCCAGGGACATTTCCCTTCCTCTTGGCCAGCAGTGATGTCAGGGGTGAGGGAGACTTGATTTAGGCACAGAAAAGCCAGGACTATTAGCTGCCCAAAGTTACATGTCTCATTCCAATTTTCTTTGGTCTTCACCTTCTAGATCTAGAGCAGGGCTTCTTAACTCCATATGTTGACTATGGGCCCCTTTCTTGGAACAgtgtttttaaatggataaaataaaacacaaggtaAAAGAATTAACTTTCTGCTGTGTTTTATAGACCGATCTTCACATTCCACTCACATTCCACTCATGAGCAGGGGCTCATGTTAAGAGCCCCTGCTCCTGAGGAAAAATACAACCAACTAGAAAATTACCATTTCTTGCTTAAATGAAATTTGACTTCTACGATCATACATGATCCCATGGTGGAGACACCCAAGTGGGCAAGAGGGCATCTGGGAGTGCCGAGGAAGGGAAGTGGCGCAGAAGAAAGGGCAGACTGCTACCAGGGGTAGCTGGGGTACGTGACCATGGCAGATAAGGATGGAGATCTTCAGTGTTGGACTGTCTTCTCAGACAAGGGGATGGCAGAGACCGGTGACGAGGACCTCTGAGACCCCAGAGCAGCATAGAGAAAGCTCCCCAACAACCATCCACTGAGGAAAACAGCATGGTGCTAGCTGGGGGCCCACACCTGCCACGGCCCCCACCACCCTAGCGGCTCAGAGTAGACCTTCAAATGACTGCTCAAGCAGCCAGTTCTCACCAGGTCGCTAGACACTGGCTTTAATAAACCCAACACTATACAAATTTCACTATAATCACTCTCTAGTCCTGCCCCCCCAAatactcttcctccttccccagccttACCTGGTCACCAAGGTATAAAAGCCACTAGTGCCTCTAGTGCACGCAGACTGCCTCTTTGTTCTCAGCTCTCCTATCCAATTGTTACCCCTGCTTACAGAGCCTGttcccagtcaccccgtccctcctgtccccacacTGCTGAAGCCACATGGATGCTATATCCTGCTCCCCGCtgccacagtttttttttttttttttaagattttatttatttattcatgagagacaggggcagaaacacaggcagagggagaagcaggctccatgcagggagcctgatgtgggactcgatcctgggtctccaggatcacaccctaggccgaaggcggcactaaaccgctgagccacccaggctgccctgccacAGTCATTTCTTAACTGGCCTCCTTCCCATCAGGTTCTGGTCTTCACACTACGACTGAGGAGTGTGCCAGTGTGTCACTTGGTCTGTCCCCTTAGATCTCACTACAGTCTATCTCTGGACATCCTTCCACACACCTCTTTTAACCCCAGGGCCACTTGCACTGCTCCCCAAATGCAGCATTTGTATCCCTCCCTCTCACATAGATCGTTGTTCATGCTTCATGGCTCAGCTTCTCATACTGCTTTCTCTGATGCTCCCAGAGGGATCCAAGTGCTCTCTCTGTTGTGACATGTGGCTTGGGCCTCTCATGAAGAATTGTCACCAGAAAACATGTATCACAATTGCCATTTTGCAATTTCCCATGAAATTATCTTACTAATCTATACTCTATGTCCCCCACTGGTGCTTAGCTTGAGGGTGCCTAGCCTCTACTAGGTGCCCATTAAATGTGTGAAATTCATAACACCATCATCAATGAAAACTAAGGCCAGGAAAGACCTAAACAGAAATAACAAGAATTTCCAGACCATTCCAGCATAGCTGCTTCCTACAGGTTGGCCCGGCTGCCTTGCCACTCCTGCCCTCTGGTGGACAGATAACACCACATGGGCAGGGACACTGGTAAACCAGGAAAGTATTAAGCCTTTAGTAATTAATAGGCAATCTGAAAGTGACATATGGTATCCTTTAGTAGTACTGCCAAGCACCCTTCTACCAGCCCTGACCCTCCTGCAGATAACTAgcaacagaaatttttaaaagacctgaAGGCACTGGAGAATGAACAATAATAGCAGAAGGGCTGGAAGAACAGGATGGCAAAAAGGGAGTTCTAGCTTTTGGCCCACAGCAAGCCGAAGTCAGGTGTCTAAACTAGAGGAGCAAATCTAGTCTCCCTGGCCCGAAGGACCAACAGAGTTGGGAGGAAATCACCCACTGGAAAGCGAGGAAGCAATCCTGCTCAGAGAAGGGCAGGAGTGGGAGGACTCCAGATACTATGTATTAATTCAGCCCAATGGCTGAGTGGGACATCAGTACAGCAGAGGCTCACAGCAACTTAGCGGAGgataagaaaccaaacagaacTGCTGCCCAAGACCTGGAACTTAAACACTTTTACCTGCATATAAAAACATCAATGCTTTATTGTTTAAGAGAATCCAGGATTTCTACCATCCAGGTTAACACTGGCAGTGTTTAGGCTATGATCCCAATCATTCAACATATGAATAATCAGGAAAACATGACCTAGAAATGAACTTCTAGATGACAAGGAGTTCAACTACTATTGGAGAAGATGAACAGTGAGGTGGAAAAACTTTGAAAGAAATGAACAGGCCCCAATGCCTGTGGGGCAGTAGCAAAAAGTCTAGTACATGTTATTAAGAGTCCCAGCAGAGGagtacctgggcagctcagtcggttaaacatctgcctttggctcaggtcatgatcccagggtcctgggatggagaccagCAGCaagtcaggctttctgctcagcagggagtctgcttctctgcctctgccatgCCTTGTGCTCTgggtcaaatgaataaataaaatcttaaaaagtgggggtgggggagcaagagaagaaaaaacagggCAGGAGAAAAATTTGATGGCCAAAATGATAAAATCTTACGAATTCAGAGAAAACCACTCCCAGGCAAAAGAGCAAACTGCTGATAACCAAGATAAAGAGACAATCTTGAAAGCAACCCCAGAAAAATGACATATTACAATCTGAATTACCACTGACTTCTCAGAAACTAGAGGCCAGAATATAGTGGAACAACATTtgcaaaatactaaaagaaaataaagaaacaaactattAACCCAGAATTGTACTCActgaaaaaggagacaaagatgTAAATAGGACCAATCTGACCAATATATTCAATGAAAATATCCTttaaggatgaaaagaaaagctctttctgctaaaaagaaaactaagacttCATCACCACATCAACAAATGCTGAAGGCAGTTCTTGAGGCTGAAGGTAAAATTATATACCAAATCAAAGAGCACTGGAAATAGTATCtcagtaaatataaaaaacttttatttttctcttaaatacataAGCTTTCAAAGGCAAAAATCATAGTATTACCCTGCTGGGTTCTAATGTATGTAAATATTACATCCATACCTTATAatagtaaagttgcaagatacaagatcaaaatataaaaaatcagtTGCCACTATAGACTAACAATGaactaccagaaagagaaattaagaaaacaacctcaTCTATAATTGCacgaaaaggaataaaatacgtAGGACTAAATTAAGCAGAAGTGAAACTGACTTGTATGCTTAAGacaagatgaaagaaatgaaaggcataaGTAAATGGTAAGTATCCCATGCTCAAGGACTGGAAGAATGCTGTTAAGATGTCTACACTCCCCAGTGCAATCTCCAGATTGAAAAcaatcctatcaaaattccaaaggcatttttctcagaaatagGACAAACAACTCCAAAATTTGTATAGtgccacaaaagaccccaaacagccaaagctgtttttgttgttttcctgagaaaaaacaacaaagctggagacagcccatttcctgatttcaagctgtactacaaagctatagtaatccaaACAATTACAGTACtagcagaaaaacagacacacatatcagtggaacagaacagagggcccagaaataagcccacgcAGATAAGgtcaatttatgacaaaggagccaggGACATTGAATGAGGAAGAAACAATTTGTCCAATAAAGgatgttggggaaactggaccactatcttatactatacacaaaaatcagctcAAAATTGAttgaagacttgaatgtaagccccgaaaccataaaaacccCTAGAAGACAACAAAGACGGTAAGCTCCTGGACATTGGTCTTGGTGACGCTTTGTGGATTTGCCactaaaaacaaaggcaacaaaagcaaaaataaacaattgggactacatcaaactaagaagtttctgcacagcaaaggaaaccaaacaaaatgaagaagcaatctgctaaatgggaaaaatatttgcaaatcatctatctgGATAAGGGGGTTATATCcaatatatttaaagaactcaTGTAAGAGCaaaaaccagggacgcctgggtggttcagcggttgggcacgtctgcctttagcccagggcgtgatcctggagtcctgggattgagtcccacatcgggatccctgtgaggagcctgcttctccctctgcctatgtctctgcctctttctgtgtctctcatgaaaaaatacattaaaaaatctaaaaaaaaaaaaaaaaaagaacaaaaaccaccaccacaTTCCACCTAAAGATGGGCAGGGGaaccaaatagacattttcccaaagaagacatcaaaatgtctaacagacacatgacaaTGTGCTTTTAACATCACAAAaaatcatggaaatgcaaatcacaaccacaatgagctaACACTTCATGCCTGTTAGATATCTACACTTCCATATTTGCTGTAACATTAATCATAACACCCAAGACATGGAAACGACCCaagtgtctgtcaacagatgaatggataaagaagatatggaatatacatgcaatggaatagtattcagccttggcaaagaaggaaatcttgtcacttgtgacaacatggatggactttgagggcattatgttaagtgaaataagccagacagagaaaaacaaatgctgtatgagatcacttacatgtggaatctaaaaacaaacccaaacacacACAGTCAAACTCACGTAGTAAAAAAGGAGTTCCCGGAGAGGCCAAGGGGTGGGGTTAATAAGGAAAAGTtgataaaaggaaacaaactttCACCTATATGATGAATAAAGATCTCATGTgaaacatggtgactatagttaacactgtttataaaactgaaatttgctaataagagagtagaacttggaaggttttctacacacacacacacacacacacacacacacacacacacacagagtaatggatgtgttaattaactagatgggAGTATCCTCCCACAATGTTGATCAAATCACCATGACaccttaaatatcttacaattttatttgttagtTAGAACTCAAAgctgaaatttcaaaaattacattATGACCTTGTTGGGTTCAAAGGTATGTAAATATAATGCATCTGCCAGGCAGGCACCGGGATCATGTCTAAAGTCAAAGTACTTACCCCATTCCCTGTTTGAAAGCTTCAATCaactcattctttttattctgaTCTTCTACCCAATACACACTTGGAATTACAAACTCTGATATCACACGGCATTCTGGACAAGACCTGAAATTACAATCAAAGTTAGTATGGGAGAGATGAAGTTACAAATCCTGTGTACACTGAACCAGCAAACTCCTTGCTCAAATACATGACCACTCCAGATGTTTCCTAACCAAAAATTCCAAAAGGTACAATCATAATCACCTAAGAACcttctttactgttttctttttcaagttttatttaaattacacttagttaacatacagtataatattagtttagGTGTAGAACCTTATTTATTGCTAAAAACATGTTCTTCTCAACAATAAGAGGACAACCcaatttgggacacctggctggctcagtcagtggaagaAGCAACTcccgatctcagggttgtgagtttaagccccacctTTTGTAAAgtgattacctaaaaataaaatctttaggggcacctggttggctcagttggttaaatgtctgcctttggctcaggtcatgatcccaaggttctgggatcaagccccacattgggttccctattcagcggggagcctgcttctccctctccctctgctgctccccctgcttgtgcttattctctgtcaaataaataaaatctttttaaaaaattaaaaaaatctttaaaacaaacccaattgtaaaatgggcagaagatttaAGTAGGCCATTTCTCCAAAATGgccaaaaaatatagaaaaagatgctcaagatcaTTAGTTAGCAGGGAAATccaagataccacttcacacctgactggatggctaaaatcagaaatagaGTAACAAGAGTTGCTGAGTGTGGGGAGCAGCTGGTCCCTTCCTGTGTTGATGGTGTGGCCGCTGTGGAAAGCAGCCCGGTAGTTCCTTAAAATGCTGAATAGTTACCGTATGGCTCAAcaatcccactcctaggtatctacccaaaagaaataaaaacagtccACACAACAACTTGTCCATGAGTAttcacagtagcattattcacaataaccaaaagaaggaaacaatccaaatgcctgTCAACtgatgacaaaataaaatatgggtATCTACACGAGGCCATGTTACTTGGCTACGACCAGGAACAAGGCACCAGCACACACATGGCAGATGAGTGAACTCCGAGAGTAGTATGCCAAGGGAAAGAAGCTGGACAAagaaaggctacatactatatgactCCATTTCTAATCAGCATCCAAACAGGCAAAGCTGGAGGGCAGAAAGTAGAGGaggggctgccaggggctggaagcAGCAGGGAGGAAATGGGCAGTGAAGGCAAAcagaggtttctttttgggaggataaaaatgtaaaatgagactgaagtaatggttgcacaactgtgaaaatactaaaaaccactgaactacacacttttatctcaataaagctattttaccACACAAACATGTGACTCTGGGCACATTACTTGACTTCACTCTACcgcagtttccttatctgtaaatgagAATGATCACTGGGTCTGAGAGAATTAGAAGCTGATTTAGTTTCTAACAGTACCCAGCACACATTAACTCTTCAGTATGAGTAAGCTCTTCCCGTCACTCTGCAAAATTTAAGACTCCTGTGTCGTTATACGTCagatatctcaataaagccagggaaaaaaagaagcttgTGTTGGCCCCATGGAGCACATCCTATGTATCATACACTACGTAAAATGTGTTAGATGcattattccatttaatcctcaaacaatcctattttatagatgaaaaaaaaaaaataaaggctgaaaATGTAAAAGGCAATCAGCCTAAGGGACAACCACCAGTAACTGTTAGTGCTAGAGCCAAAAGGCCAGTGCCATTAACACTTTCTCACACAGATGATCCCTGCTGAGTGGCCCCAATCACCCTGACAGTTGGCAGGAGCTGTTAcccatattttaaaggaaaaggcacatattttaaaaaagaaggctaCTTGACATGCCCAGGCTCCTGCAATTAGGGGCTAGGACTCACTAGTTATTTTCACACTGGAGGCCAAGGGAGGAGTTAAGAGTAGATAGAAGAAGGCCCCAAATCAAACTCCCCAGCTCCCACACCTAAGACCCCTAGCTGGACTTACTTAATGATTGGGTTCTCAAACTGCTTGGCACATCTCCATTGCCGGATGCAGGACAAGCAGTACGTGTGATTGCAGTTGGAGAGAATCCCAAATCTCCTCTCAGAAGCAGATGCCTTCTCAAGGACCACTTCCATGCAGATACTGCATACTTTATCCTGACTTGCTTGGAAGGCAAAGGCCTTTTCCATCTCATGTTCAAATGTCGACATGCAGATCTGAAGTACGGAGAGAAAGGAGGGCAACGCTATTAGGTTGCTGGGGAGAGGCAAGAGCCAGGGAGCAACAGTGGCAACACTGCCACACCCAAGATCAGGAAGGCACGCACACCATGACTGCCTGAGGTGGAGCCCAGCAGCCCCTGGCTTCAAGACACAAAGCTCTCTCAGACCACAAATAGAACTTCAAACATCACCTGCCCAGCCTCTTGTTTTCCTAGCATGGTATGGTCACCACCAGTTTAGAGGACCAGCCTGGGATCACAGAGTTCACAGAGCCTAGGACCCCCATTTCCAGGCTCTTCTGGGGCATTGTCTTTACCCACTCTGATTTACACCAGTATCAGAAATGCTGAACAATCCTTAATTTAAAACACTAGGATGGTCGTTCAGAGTCAGAGGTAAGCAGCACCACTTCTCAAGAGAACAAGTCattgagcagcccgggtggctcagcggtttagcaccaccttcagcccagggcatgatcctggagacccgggatcgagtcccacattgggctccctgtatggagcctgcttctccctctgcctgtgtctctgcctctctctctgtctctcatgaatagatacataaaatctttaaaaacaaaacaaacaaacaaaaaaaaaaacaaagagagaacaaGCCATTTAATGAATGTATTCATTCAGTAAGTAGTTGCTGAATACCCCCCATGTGAGGCACTGTGTATTAGGCATGAGAGTCAATGCAGAGTCTGAAGCCCCAGATTCTGCCCTGGGAAGCTCATGGTGGACACGGATGGGAGATAAACCAATACGTGCAGCACAAAAACCTCAGCACACCTGGGCGCAGAGGAAAGCTCTAATTTCGTGCTCTCCTGAACACCCCTAGGAAGGCAGTGGGAAGGAACAGACTCAGCCCTCAACACCCCATGGCCTGCTCACTGTCATAAGCTCTAACACTGTAGCTATGGGCTCCTTTCCATCTCTTACCCATCTTCACACTGAGCCTAGTGTGAGGCAGAGCCTCCAGAAATATTGCGGACTTGATGACCTGAAAGGTCCCTTCCAATACTTGGCTCCTCAAATTCTCCAGAACTCAGCCAGGCTGGACCTCAAGCATGAGGATATGTAAACATACGGAGAATGTGTATGTAATGCATCTCTCCTCTTTTATACAcatacccacccatccatccatacTCTTGAGTTAGATTTGTTCTCTGAACTTTGCATTGCTTTGTTTCTGGTGCCTCTTCCCTTTTGCTTCattctaaataattaaaaactcaaaatgacaACAGGGAAAAGGACTTGAAAATAGGGTTATGGGGTGCGTGgttagttcagttggttaagcgtctgcctttggctcagatcacgatcctggggtcctggaatcaaaccccacagggggctccctgctcagtggggagtttgcttcttcctcctcccctgccctccccctggcttgtggtctctcactctgtcaaataaataaaatcttaaaaaaaaaaaaaaggattataaatatGCCAGGTACATATTGCAGGTATTATTGGCAGAGGGATGCTTATAGGAACACCAACAATTTTGTCACTTAGTGcatttcaaatttcttaaaaataagttcATGCAAAGGCTTGCAATTTTACCTTCTCATGAGCTTTCCTTTGCTCTGGGTCAAAGGGGTGCAGGACTCGTAACCTACAGATTTCACACACTTCCCCATGCAGGTAGACACAAGCATCCCCAAACCGGCACTCCCCAGCAGCTGCATAGGGGCACAGCTGCTGTTCACTGCTGTAGGAGCTGCTGGCTTCTAAATCATCAAGGCCACTCCTGATCGCATCGAGGTAGGAATGCGGCTTCATTTCTGGGCTGTTCTGGAGATCACTGCAGCCTCCTGGATTACTCACCACACTTGGGCAAGTCTTTTCTTCAGCCATGCCAGAGAGATCTTAATACAAAACATAATAACATACACACAAGTGAAAACTGGCCCAAACTTTCTGGTAAGCAGTTAGTCAAAACCTAACAAATTAAGTAACCCTGACCTTGGGAATTCCACTCTTTGgatcatacagaaaaaaaaataggccaagAGGGGAAAATAGAAGGAACagtataaatgtttataatgatattattatgattttttttaaaaaaggaaaaaacataattGGCAATACAGGAAATTAGCAAAACGGACcatgatatatttaaatgaaagaactataaagtttctgtttaaaaatgacaaatacggAAATGGACCGTATTATGGAAATGGACCCATGGACCAGTTAACActaaaaaattagtaataatttttttaaacaccaaaatATAAGTCAATGGGAATTTAGAATGAAGTCAATAAAATACAGCGTTTTCCTTTATATTAGAAGTTATCTATCATTTTACAGTAAACTAGAATGAAAATTTAGTGAGTCTTTGGGTCCTGAGGCCAGTGTGGAACTCCTCTATGGCATTCCCACCTCACACACTTCTGGCCTTTTTAGAAAGGACGTTTGACTAGAACAATTACTTGTTTGCTTAGGATGGAATCTACCTATCTTATGTCACACAATTCCAAGAACCAGAAATCCTTTTACTCGTTGAGGACTAgccaataaaaataacttttatgatTTGTAGTCCTACCACCTTCTCCCCAAACCCTGGTCCAAGGTACAAACCACTCCCCAAACCCCAATATTATCAGAGTTGCAACCTAAAATACCAAATACTGGCTAAGCATAATAACTAAGACTCTGAACTGACCTAGAAATAAAACAGTGAAACATGTGCTTTATCAAAATATGTAGCTTTGAAATGAGCAGCCGGGTGCTTCTCAGAATTGGGAAAGCACCCCATGGCAGCCACACACTGACAAAAAGTCACTCTGTAGCTCTTGCTACAGGCCAAATTTGGCAGTGACCCAGCCTGTAGGCCCAACGCATCACCTGCATGCTCAGCAGCCAAATGAAGCTGTTCTCAGGACAGTTCTGGGGTCTACACTTGAACAGCTGGGAGGGAGACTAGGTTAGGAGCCCTCTGACAAGGGAGGGCCAGAAAGGAGCATCACGAGCAAACAACACTGCTTTTCAAAAAGAGGCAATGAAATGACTCTGCTCACTCACTTCGGTCTCTAAGTACTAATGTTCTCTTCTCACGTTTCCCAGGCTCGTGTAAGTTAGTTTTCACAATAGATGCAGTGAGGTCGGAAGCAGAGTGAGGACTATGGAAACCCGGGGAGGACACACCGTGGGGCATGGTGCCCACAGCACCACCAGCTGCAGCAGAAGGCCTCGTGTGATCATATctaaacaaaacacacagaaaatgcATTATGGACATAGCGCCTGCACATGCCTCCCACACTTCTAGACGTGGATCATCTTTTCTTCTGTTCCATTTGTGGAGGTGGAAAATGAGAATCTTTTCCCATGTGTTAAATGATAAAAGGCTTATCAATTAGTAAAAAAATGCCTGGTGATTCTAAGAGAGTAGTAGGTATACTGCTGTCTATCATGTACACTTAAGTGTCCTAGGGGGATGTGAGTGGGACAGGCAAAATATCCCAGAACACAGAGAAATCCTGAGAATTCCAGCCACATGTTGAAGTGAAATCTCTCCTGACATCCAAGCCAGTGTTCTTCTGGCAGAAGTCTCTGAAAAGTTAATGATGGCCAATGTAATAGTTGGAGACCAGTCTTCCTGGACTCTCCGGGGTACCCACTGGCATGGCAGGGCCAACTTCTACACCCTCCAGTCAGCACAGGAAAGAACATATAAGCTCTTCAGTATAAAAGCACCTGATCAGTTTTCTGGAATGTTTTCCTGTTTAGAATTTACAAAATTTCCCTACAGACACTGAGTGGGAAAAAGGCAGACTCTGTATGCATATAAATGTTCACCGCAGGGGTACtcacagcaaaaaaacaaaaacaaaaacaaaaacaaaaaacctgaaaaccacttaactttctttctttttttttttaagattttatttatttattcatgagagacg
Protein-coding regions in this window:
- the MKRN2 gene encoding E3 ubiquitin-protein ligase makorin-2 isoform X1, whose translation is MSTKQVTCRYFMHGVCREGNQCLFSHDLANSKPSTICKYYQKGYCAYGTRCRYDHTRPSAAAGGAVGTMPHGVSSPGFHSPHSASDLTASIVKTNLHEPGKREKRTLVLRDRNLSGMAEEKTCPSVVSNPGGCSDLQNSPEMKPHSYLDAIRSGLDDLEASSSYSSEQQLCPYAAAGECRFGDACVYLHGEVCEICRLRVLHPFDPEQRKAHEKICMSTFEHEMEKAFAFQASQDKVCSICMEVVLEKASASERRFGILSNCNHTYCLSCIRQWRCAKQFENPIIKSCPECRVISEFVIPSVYWVEDQNKKNELIEAFKQGMGKKACKYFEQGKGTCPFGSKCLYRHAYPDGRLAEPEKPRKQLSSEGTVRFFNSVRLWDFIENRESQHVPSTEDVDMTELGDLFMHLSGVESSEP
- the MKRN2 gene encoding E3 ubiquitin-protein ligase makorin-2 isoform X2, whose product is MHGVCREGNQCLFSHDLANSKPSTICKYYQKGYCAYGTRCRYDHTRPSAAAGGAVGTMPHGVSSPGFHSPHSASDLTASIVKTNLHEPGKREKRTLVLRDRNLSGMAEEKTCPSVVSNPGGCSDLQNSPEMKPHSYLDAIRSGLDDLEASSSYSSEQQLCPYAAAGECRFGDACVYLHGEVCEICRLRVLHPFDPEQRKAHEKICMSTFEHEMEKAFAFQASQDKVCSICMEVVLEKASASERRFGILSNCNHTYCLSCIRQWRCAKQFENPIIKSCPECRVISEFVIPSVYWVEDQNKKNELIEAFKQGMGKKACKYFEQGKGTCPFGSKCLYRHAYPDGRLAEPEKPRKQLSSEGTVRFFNSVRLWDFIENRESQHVPSTEDVDMTELGDLFMHLSGVESSEP